The genomic segment TCTGCTCATTGATCTTGAAGTTGCAGCATCGCTCCTGCATCCATAGGTCTATTACagagagggaaactgaggcaaacaGCTTCTCCCAGTATGGTGGGCAAGGCTGGGTCCTTCTTCCTTTTGGAGACCAGTACTCCCAGTGCAGGTGCCGAACTGGTCAGCCTTACCTGGGTTTGAAAGTGCAGGAGGCAGGCGGGAGCACAGGCAGCACACTGGCCCCAGTGGGTGCCATCCCTGGCTGATGGGGGTgatgtgctgctgcagggcagggaacCCCCTGCAACCCTGGTGTcccctgggctggggagggggagctgGCGCGTGGCAGAGGTTGGTGCCGAGGGCACTATGCCCGGGTGTCTCTGGTCAATGGGCTTGTTGTGCCAGGCGCCTGTGCTGCCGGGTGCCAGCTGGGATCccagtggtggtggtgaaggCTGCAGCAAAGCCTCCTCCATGCCTAGAGATGCACTTACCCGCCTTTGTCTTGGTATGGGGGAGCCAGGCAAGCGGGGGCTGCAGCAAGAGGTTGCTGCGGGTCTTTCCTCTCTCACGCAGCGGCTGCCAGTGCGGCCAGCTGTTCTCCCCAGAGAGCCCATGGGCGGACAGCGAGCAGTGCCGGGGTCgggtgccagccctgccagagAAGGGGAGTTAGCCCCAGGGTGCTGGGAGCACCCCATGGCAGATGCCCACAGAGGCTGGCAGCCAGGCAGTAGGTATGTTTGCCAAGCCAGCAGCTCCCCCCGCAGTGCCCATCACCCTGGCATCGTGCCTGTGGCCTCGGCTGGGGAGCGGAGAGCCGGatgtctcctctccctcccttccctccccgcTTCctggggggaaactgaggcccGGGAGTGTTTCCCAAGGCCAGGGTGAGTTTCTATGGAAATGGAAGAGGGAGTCCGGGTTCTCAGCTGCCGGCGCGGGCACCCGCTTAACAAGGGAGAAAGCGGCACATTGATGGGAGCCCAGCCCCCTGGGCACGCATCCCAGCCCCGGCCGAAAATAACCCCTCCCGGGGAGCGCTGCGCGGGCAGCCAGCCGGCACCAAACCCCGCTGTCGGCCAGGGTTCCCCAGGAAGCACCTCCAGCCAGAGGGTgaccccagctctgcctgctgttgtccccccctccccggccctGTTGCGTTGGAGAAGGGGAGGGCCAGCCGGGAAGATCGAGAGCAGGACGGAAGGAGTGGGAGAGCTACAGCCTGCGTCTGGCCGACGGACACCCCGAACCCCCTTCTGCCCACTCTGGGGGATACATGGGGCAGCCGAGCCTGGTGGGCATCTCTGTAGCCAAGCTGACAGGGTTGCGAGTGCCCCGGCTGCACTGAGTGGGCTCTGCCGTGGGACGCCAGCACCGGGAAAGGGACATCGGCAGTGCCAGGGGCCAGCGGCGGGCAGCCAGGCAGGATGCGACGCTTCCAGGCTTTGCGCCGatccttccccttcctcacccGCTTCCGCCTCTACCGAGTAAGTGTCGACCCCTGCCTCGGACAGACCCCACTGTCACCTGgccctgtccctgctgctggcaggcagggGACCCGCCATCCCCAGCCAGCTGCGGGCACGCGCTGAAGGCCAGTGGCCGCTCTTGCCCCGCATGCCCCTGCGTGCCCCCACGCGCCCCCATGCCCAGCTGCTTGCTGCACCCGTCGTATTTTTAGCCCGATGCTGAGGACTGTAATTGCGGTTACACGGCTAAGGGACCTGAGCGTGGAGGGTGAAGACGCCTGGGGCCACATCATCTCCTGGCgagggaaggagaggatgaaggcagctgccctgctgtgggactgggatgggggggtccAGCCTCCGCTCTGTCTCTCAACCACAGGAGGCAAAGCCGTGTTCCTTTCCAGAAAGCTGGTGatgaaagggaggaggggagagtcGGGACAGTGGGCAGGGATGAGGAGCTGTGGGGAACATGGTTTGAGGTGGCATGGGGAGCCCAGGGTGAGACCTGGCCCCATCACCTCCCTCCCTGTGCCTTCACTTGGAGAGTGTTACCGGTGGTTCTAGGGTGCCCTGTGGTGCAGCCTAAGGGCATCGAGACCCCTGGGGACCCCGAAGTCCCTGTGTGCTTCCTCTCTGTGGCCGCTCAACAAGGTGCCACCATCTGTGGCAGAGGAGGCCCACTCTGGGTCTGTGCGGGGTTGCCGAGGTGGCTGTCCCTGCTGGAGACAGCCTCACCTCCCCAGTCAGCCTCTCCAGCTGGGCAAACGGAGCCTGGCAGGCTTGGTGCCAGGCTTGAGGTGCCCCCTCTGCAGGCACAGTGCCAGGCTGTGGGGTGCCCCTCACCTGGGGGCTGCTGATGAGCACGTCCATGTCCATCCCATGCCCTGAggctctgttcccttctgtgTCCCTGGCACAGTTGCTTGGGAACAACCTGTGCTGGAGTGGAGGGGATGAGCTTGTATTTGTAAGGGCAGAGCAGGGGTCCTTGCCCATCCCCAAGAGTCCTGCTATTGAGGTGCTTCTCTCAGCACACCCGGGGAGCTGGGAACAGGCTCGGAAGATGAGTCTTGCCGGCATCCTTTACCCCCTACCCAGGCAGCACCCCAGCCTCGATTCTCAGCCTCTCCGCATGACTCCACCAGGGAGACAGGGCagaggggagcagggcagggtcCTCGCTAACCTGGCATGgtgtcctggcagaggctgaacTGTAGCATGCAGACAGAGGAAGGCACAGactggctgctggagctgctcacagagctgcagctgcagcagtacTTCCTGCGCATCCGGGATGAGCTCAACGTTACCCGCCTCTCCCACTTTGAGTACGTCAAAAATGAGGATCTGGAGAAGATTGGTATGGGACGCCCTGGTACGTATGTCCCCCTAAAACCTCTCCACATACCCCCCTACCAGCTGCACAGCATCTTTTGGGGAGCCCAGAGAAGCATGTGGCCCATGAGGCTGGAGGGGACCCCCACCCCATGCTGGGTCAGTGATGGTCCCTGTGTCCTGCAGGCCAGCGGCGGCTGTGGGAGGCAGTGAAACGAAGGAAAGCCATGTGCAAGCGGAAATCCTGGATGAGCAAGGTAGGGATAGGAGAGAGGCAGGTGtgacagggaaactgaggcaagcGGGAGGAACTGGACCTCTCCCCGTGCTTCTTCCTGGTGCCTGGCTCTCCCCACACCACCAGTTCCTGGGGACTGGCAGGGAGATGGGCAGAAGCCCTTGCCATGTGTGCTCTGCCTGTGGTGTGACCCTGCCAGCATGTGTCCCGGTCCCACACAGTCTCCTGGGCCACTTCTGGGTGAAGGATAGCCCTGCTGCCCCAGCACTTGGGAAATTTATTCCCCTCACATATTTCCCCTCTTTGCAAGGAAACTCATTTGCAGCTAAGGAGGCACACAGCCTGCACATCTCACCCcaaccagcagcagccctgcccagACCCCTGCCCATTTTTCAGTGAGGAGGCATAGCCCTATGCCTGTGGGCTGGGAATTCAGTAGGGCAGGGGACCTACTGAATGCACGTGTGCCCTTGATGCCATCCATCCTTTTCaaagccagtgctgctgctgtcctggcaCCCCAGCACCTTGCACCTTCAAAAGAGCAGGATGATTGCCATTTAGGCTCTGGGTTGTGGCCTCTCCCCATGTGAATCATCTGGGATGGGACAGGCTTTTAATAGAAGGCGACTCAGCCTCGCACCAGGCACAGAAATGCCACCTCCCACCTCAGCCATATGCTGGTTCTGGCCCCCGCACACCTCACACTGTGGGTCTTGGCTGCTAACGCTGGGATGAACCCCATCCCATGGGGCACATCATTGGTCCTGGCTcggggagaggcagagagagccCATTTTTGTCCTCTCTGGGCAGCGCATATTGCAAGGCCCATGTTGCTGTGGGGATGTGTCACCGTGCTCAGCCCAAGCTGGAGGTTTCTCTTGGCTTTGTGCCCAGGCACATCATGTAGCCTCAGCTTAGCCAAGGAGTGCCTGGGGCCCTCCAGCTACCAGCCTGGTTTGCCGAGGATGCTGCGGATGTACCATGGGGCCATGGTGAGAGGCACGGCCCTCTCTACCTGGATCGCAGCTGAGGGTgcaggcagctggaggagcagagcctgCTCCTGCAACCAGCCTGCTCTGGGTAATCACCAGTCGGGGGTCATCATTAAGTTCCAGAGTGTACAGCCTGGGCAGGGGGTCCTCCCAGTGCTGCTCACTCACAGGCCCAAGGTACCTCTATGCCTGCATCTCACCTGCCTTCACGTCCCACAGGTGTTCAGTGGAAAGCGCCCTGAGTCAGAGCTGccaccccagccccagagcACCTTCCGCAAGCCCCCCACACCACCGCCACCCGAAGCTGGGGGCCAGCATTCCCTCACCTGCCTCGTACGGGAGCGGGACCTCACGCTCTTCGAGAAGTTGGGCGATGGCTCCTTCGGTGTTGTGCGTCGCGGGGAGTGGTGCACCCCTGCCGGCAAGACGGTGAGGGGGCCGTGGGGGCAGCTGGGTGATGGGAGCACTCAGGGGGAAAGATACTTTAGGGCTCATTTCTGCTTTGGCTGTAGCTGAACGTGGCCGTGAAGTGCCTCAAGACGGATGTGCTGAGCCAGCCAGAGGCACTGGACGACTTCATCCGGGAGGTGAACGCCATGCATTCCCTGGACCACAGGAACCTTATCCGCCTCTATGGTGTGGTGCTCTCCCACCCCATGAAGATGGTGAGTGCAGGGGGATGGGGCCGACTCTGATGCTGCCCCATGGGGGTCCCATGTGATGGGGCaagcaaagccaggctgggTCCCTACTCCGAGTCCTCTGCTGGTATTACCAGGGGGagcacaagaaagctggaaacaaGTCCAGCCAAGGTGTCCCTGGCCTTACAAACCTGCTGTCCTTTCCCAATGGTCCAGGTGACAGAGCTGGCCCCACTGGGCTCCCTTCTGGACCGCCTGCGGAAGAACCAGGGCCATTTCCTCATCTCTACCCTCTGCCAGTACGCCATCCAGGTGGCCAAGGGCATGGCCTATCTGGAATCCAAGCGCTTCATCCACCGCGACCTGGCTGCCCGCAACATCCTGCTGGCCTCCAACGAGCTGGTGAAGATCGGGGACTTCGGGCTTATGCGAGCCCTGCCCAAAAATGATGACCACTACGTGATGCAAGAGCATCGCAAGGTCCCCTTCGCTTGGTGAGCCCTGGAGGGGGAGACCTGGGGGTACGGTACCCAGGACTTCCTGATGCTCATGTGTGCTTCATAGGTGTGCTCCCGAAAGCCTGAAGACGCGTACCTTCTCCCATGCCAGTGACACCTGGATGTTTGGAGTGACCCTCTGGGAGATGTTCACCTATGGGCAGGAGCCTTGGATTGGCCTCAATGGCAGCCAGGTAGGTGCACAGCAGGGACCTAACCCCCTCCCACCTCACCCCAGTGGTGCTGGGGGGGACCTGGGACCCCCTGATGGCATCCCCCGCCCTGCAGATCCTGCACAAGATAGACAAGGAGGGTGAGCGGCTGCCGCGGCCTGAGGACTGTCCCCAGGATGTCTACAATGTcatgctgcagtgctgggccCACAAGCCTGAGGACCGACCCACCTTTGTGGCCCTGCGGGACTTCTTGGTGGAGGTAGGTGAGATTGGAGGGAGTGGGACAGGAGCTCTAACACCCATTCCCACCAGCTCTGCTCAAGCATGGGCAGACTTAAGGATATCGTTAAGGCAGGAGGTGACATTGTGGGGCTCAGGCCAGGCAGCCTTGCAGACTGGGAGGTGGTGACATGGTCACAGCAGGAACACCCTGGGTGCCACCTTGCCAACGACAGGGATGTCACAGTTGAGGAGGGGCTGGGAGTGGTGATGCTGTCTGCCTATTTTTGGGGCTCCCCTGCCCCCCATGGGGCTGTGGCTGGCCTCAAaatggggcagggatggatTGGGGTTAGGGGACTGTGTCCCCTGTCCTTactcccctcttcccccaggCCCAGCCCACCGACATGAGGGCACTGCAGGACTTCGAGGAGCCAGACAAGCTGCACATTCAGATGAACGACATCATCACGGTCATCGAGGGCAGGTACTGAATGGAGGGGCACAGACCAGCCACTAGCCtgcggggggacaggggacccCAGGAATGAGCAAACtgcaggcactggcagagctgtggggagcagggatggggagggggtctcTCTGCCCCTCAGCACCACGGGTGGGCAGAGCTGCCTTGGCTCCCCTGGGAGGGGTGCAGTCCCCCAGGCAGCGCATGGGCAGCCTGGTGCTGGGGGGTACGGCCACGCAGCGTCCACCCCAGCTGACTCGCCCTGCTGCACTGTGGGTTTGCCCCGGGACCCGCACCGGGCACCCCGGGGCCAACCCCTGCCGACAACCGTGGGGACTTGCCACCAGACTCACGGGGTTGCACCACTGGACCCGCTGCTGTCACCGGGCCGGGAGAGGTACTGGGGGACGCGGTGCCACAGCGGCACGACCTGTCACCCCCTGAGGCTTTGCTCCTCGATCCCTGCCGGCCACCCCCTTCCATCGCCACGGGGACCTGTGGGCTGGGGCGACCTttgctccctgcatccccatccgcATAGGGGACAGCAGGGACCCCCGGAGGAGCTTGGCGTCCCTTTGCCCCTGGCACCGGGGGgtgaggagaaggctccagcgGGGTGAATCAGTGCGGATTTGTGTGTCTGCAGGGACCGGCTTTCTCCGCGGCCGCCAGGGATGACTCTTGCTCAGGGTCTGGCGGTTTAAttgcagggaggggaggggagggaagccGCGTCggcggagggagggagggaaggagctgcGGAGGGCGGCGCGGCTGAGCCAGAGCCGCCGCATCACGGCCGGGCTGCGGGTCCCGCTCCTGCACCGGGTgagcggggggggcggggaggacGCGGTGCGGGGTGCATGGAGCGGGGGAGCCGGGACGCAGCCTCCCCTGCCtcccctgcctcagtttccctgacGACGCTGgttctgggggtgctgggtgcggGCAAGGCGGGGGTGCGCTCTGCGGCCGGGGGAGCGGCAGGaatcccagcagctgccagagggAGCCCCCgtcccgtgcctcagtttccccggGGGGAACCCCTGCCCTGTGCCTCGTTTTCCTCGCGGACGcgggttttgggggtgctgggtgcggGCAGGCAGGGGTGCGCTCTGCAGCCGGGGGCTGGCAGGAgccccagcagctgcccagtgcctcagtttcctcgGGGACGCTGGTTTGGGGGGCGCTGGATTCCGACAGGCAGCGGTGCGCTGGCCAGGGGGTGGCAGGAACCCCGGCAGCTGCCGGTGCTCCCGAGGGGCTGGGGTGGCAGCCttcccgtgcctcagtttccctgggGGGAGCGGAGCAGCCCCCTCCCTGTGCTTCAGTTTCCCTGCGGGGGTAGGCAGCCCCCTCCCCGTGCCTGTTTTCCCTGGGTGGGGGCAGCCCTCGCCCCGTGCCTCAATTTCCCCGGGGGCGGCTGGCGGGGGGCTCCTCCCGGGGGCCGCATCCGGCCCCGCCGAGCCCGCCCGAGGCACCGTAAACACCCGCCACCCCATTTCAAGCCCCTGCGTGTCGATCGGCGGGCGCCGGGCGTGCGTACGTGTGTGTGGGCAGGGGCAGGGACCTACCTGAAAGCCCCCGGGGACGCAGCCGGCCGCGGGAGGGGGCTTTCGGGGGAGGGCAGGGCAGAGCCGGGGCGGGATCGTACTGGGAGCGCGGCTCCGgcgggatggggctgggagaaggGGGCCGgcccagctgcagcatcccTACCGGGATGCAGCGGTGCCGGAACGCAGGGCACCTCCTGGGAGGGGACCCGTGTCCCCGCCGCAGGTGACGGGGGTGCCCGGTGCCGGCTCTGCCGAGGGTCCCGGCGCTGAGTAAGGCGACTGTCTGGCTGGCGGCGAGCGGGGAAGGTAAACAGGAAAAGGGCTGAGCTGGTGGCCAGGGGTGACTCACAGGTGACTCCAGGAAACCGTGGGGCCCGTGCCAGCCGTGCCGGGCTGGCAGCGCACATCGCCCGCCACCCCCTGCCCGCGGGGGACGTGatgggagcaggagctggggggaTTGTTTAAAGTCAGAGCCCCCACCCCCCGACTGCTTTAGCACAGGCTGCGCGGGAGGCACCTCTTGGGGTGCTCATCCCGGCATCTTTGCTGTTCTTATACCCCGCGCTGCCCCACTCCAAGCTGGGCAACTGCCCAGTCCCAGCCTAGAGGTGGCTGCATCCTGGGGCAGGCGGCTCCTGGGGCACGCTGGGCTCTCCCGGGACCGGCACTCTGGCAAACCTACTCACATGGCCATGGAAGATGTTGCAGCTGGAATCCCCATGCCTGCCTGCCCGTCTTTCCCTGCCTATGCCATCCAGCACTGGGCTCACTGATAACGTAGGAAGAAAATGACAAGAGACTCTCCCCAAGCCTCATGTCCCCTACTGCCCCTGTCACAGATTCCCCTGCAGGACTGGGATATTGGATGGTTCATCAGCAATCTCCATGCACATCCCTTGTGCCACCCCCAGGCCCATGGGGCACAGGGAAACCTGTGGTGATCAGCTCGGTGCAGGCATCACCCCAAGGCTCCTGCGTAATTTGGAGCAGctaggaagaagaggaaggggtGCATCTTTTGTGGTGCAAATGGGCAGCTTTGTTCCCGATGCACGTATCCCCAGCAACACCCAGTGCAGCGACCTTGCAGGATGGGAAGCCAAGCAAGCTGCTGGTGTAGAGTTGGGATCCTGGGCACCTGGGTTCCCTTCCCAGTTGTGCCACCGCCTGCCTATGTGGACTTGGACAAGTCATCTCATCTTCTCCCTGTCACTGTGCCAGGCGCGtgtcccccccgcccctcccaatcccctcaTCAGTAACGAGGTCCTTTTTATTCCTTAGGGCCGAGAATTACTGGTGGCGGGGTCAGAATAAGCGGACCCTAAAAGTGGGCCAGTTCCCCCGAAACACGGTGACCTCGGTGGCAGGGCTCTCGGCCCACGACATCAGCCAGCCGCTTAAAAACAGCTTCATCCACACAGGCCATGGAGACACCAACCCGCAGCACTGCTGGGGGTTTCCCGATAAAATTGATGAGTAAGAaactttttgtcttctctgcatcccctgcctgctccctgccttccctgctgcctgccaggCACGGAGTGAGCTGCGGCTTGGCCGCCCCCGCTGCCTTGAAgcatctcttccccctcccccgcTGTGCTGGGGACGGTGGCTCCGGGTAGGGTCTCTGCGGCTGGACTAACTCCCTCGCCTCTTCTCACTAACAGGGTTGGGGATAAAGGGGGCTGCTGTGCTTGTGGGGGCTGTCCTGGGGGGAGCAccttctcccagccctgcagccctttGTGGCTGAACCGAGGCAGGAGGATATCAGTAAGCACCACCATGGAGGTGGCCACTTTACCTCAATGCTTTTGGGGTGTTCCAGAGCTGCTAAACCCACGCCTTTCAGTGTCAGGGTGGAGGAAGGCTGTGGTGGGGATGCAGCCTGGTTCCATGCTTTTGGCAGCATGAGTCTTTTGAAAAGCAAGACATGAAAGAAATCCACCAAAATGCTTTTCCCCCAGCTGTTCTATCAGGATTGGCCTTGGTTGGTCTGTAATGGGGAGCAGAGTTTGCGTGCCCATGGCTCCCTGGACTGGCAGTGTCCAGCAAGGGTGCCTTGGCTTGGGATAGTGTGCATGGAGTTCTCCGCCAGAGCTGGGCTGAGGACATGTGAGAGGGCTGTGTGTAGGGGGAGGATAGGATTTCAAAACCTGGAAAGCTCCTGTTGGCTAAAACCAGCTCCTGTGCCACACTTGGTGCAGCCAATCTCCTGGGATCGTGATCCCTACTACTGTTCAGCATCCCTGCCCTGGGACAGCTCTGATGGCACCCTTGGTCCCAGCATGGTCACCTCACGGTGCTGTGGGCTGTGCCGGCAGCCCTCAGAGGGCTGAACTGAGGCACCATGCACGCGGACTCTGCTCGTGCCCCAGCAAGCCTCCCCGCGCCCCGCTGCGTGGGCACAGGTGCTGGGTACGTGCCACCCGGCCGCCGAGAACGCACTGAGCTCGGCATACGCCCAGGCCTTCGGGCTGTGCCGGCTCCCGCCGGCTCCCTGCCTCACCACACCTGGCTTGCGATGGCTCGCCCAGGCCTCCCAGCACAGCCATCGTACTGGGGTGCTGTGCCCTGGGTGCAGCACCATGCTGTGGCACCCCAGTGCTGTGGGGCTGTCCTGGGCACCGCACCTGTACACTGGGCATGGCACCCTGCTTGTGATCCACTGGCGCATCCTGCATGTCGAGCTGGAGAGGGGTCAGTGACACTGGGATGGTATCAGGCTCTCTGCTGTAGCACTGAAAGCCTGTGCCGTGCCTCGAGGCTTGCAGAGACTGTACTTGCTTGTACATGCGTGGCAGAGGTGCTGTGGGGTGTTCTGAAGGACATGGTGTGGGAGCAAGGGGTTCCACGTGGCCCTCGCTGATTCCTGGGtgttctcctcctctctccccacaggCTGTACCTGGGAAATCCCATGGACCCTCCTGACGTTTTAGGTGCGGACCCGAGTGCTGCCAGACCCACACAACTTCCAGGCAGGGCTAAAAGTGAGCagctttcccccttcccctctgccccttGGCTGCGCGAAGCCCCTGTCCCCTTGCCCTGCTACCAGGGTGATGGGCTAGACTCTCTCCTTGCCATCTCTCTGCTGCCACTTGCTTTTTGCAGACCTGGGGGGAGCTGGGACGATGTCACCTGGCCACATGCCACTGCCAGCAGCGTGGGCGGTCAGTGGCTCTGCCCAGCTGGACTATGCCCTGCTGCCCTTTGTCCAGGTCTCTCATCCCATTCCCAGCCTTCCACAGCTGGGCTTCCCAGTATGGGGCATCTCAGTGGAGCTGCCAGAGGGAGGGAGCTCAGACACCGTGTGTGTGCTGCAACTCCCCTTAACTTTCACTTTTCCCTTGGGGTGACTTCCAACCAACATCCTCCCCACACCCCACCGGTGACCTGGGACACGATGAAGCATGCGCTCTGCTAACGAGGGCTCTGGCTGCTATTGCTCTACGCGCTCACTCCATGCTTCCCTTCCTCTTGGGCTCTCTCTTCTGCAGGGCAACCGCCTCCACGCCCGCCTCAGCCTACCGTCCTGCTCACCAGTAAGTTGGGCTTTTCCGGGTGCTGGTCCCCCTCTTTTGTGCTCccattcttttctctctttgcttctcttgctctctctgctccttgGGTGCTGGCAACTGTGGTGGGGTCACAGATGGGGGAACAGGGTGGCCAGCCTGGGACAGGGGGCAGCGTGCCTGGGGGctgagggatggggaaggacaGGGTACCCACCCTTCCTCACTCCGtgaccccccagcacccatagtGTCAATTGCTGCACCCAAGGAGGGAGCAAAGGTGGCTGAAGCTATGAGGCAATTTGGGGGCTTGAGGATGCAAGTGcctccccttgcaccccagaGATGTGTGCTGGGATCCTCAccatccctttccatcccctccTAGAGCCCTGCTATGACCCAGTctgtgaggaagaggagggtctGCAGGGGGGTCTCCGGAAGCTTTGCCTGAAGAAGCCAGGTGCAGGGAAAGGTCTGCGACCAGTCAAGCCGTCGGCACGGGTACCAGGCACCAAGGTGGGCGAGCGACAACCTGGCCGTTTGGCAAGCGAGGGGCCAGCAGGCAGTGAGGTGACCCTCATCGATTTTGGGGAGGAGGTGCCCCAAGGTAGCCCTTCGCCAGTCGGGGAGCTAACAGCCCCATCATTGGCTAAGCTGGCCATGGAGGCCTTCTCCTTGCTGGACAAGACCCCACCGCAGAGTCCCACACGGGTTCTACCCCGGCCTCTGCACCCTACGCCAGTGGTGGACTGGGATGCCCGTCCTTTACCCCCACCACCTGCCTATGATGATGTGGCACAGGATGAGGATGATTTTGAGGTCTGCTCCATCACCAGCCCCCCGAGCCGGCGGGGCAAGACTAATTACGGCTTCGTGGATGAGGGTGAGCGGGGGCCAGTAGTAGAGGACAACCTCTTCCTGCCCCCCAAGGAGACCAAGCAGCCCAGCCTGACACAGACTACTGAGCTCTTTGAGGAGTTGCAGCAGGAGTGCATGAAGAGGCTTAATGTCCCCCTGGGACCAGTTGCTCCTGTAGATGACAAGCCCCAGATCCcaccccgtgtccccatcccaccccggCCCCTACGCCGCAATGAGCCTGGGCGCTGGTCAGGGGACCTTTCCCCAGCTTCTGGGGGTGAGGAAGACCGGCCACCCCAGATTCCTCCTAGGGACCCACTGTCGCAGCCCACCTCCCGAACGCCGAGCCCTATGGCCCTGCAGGTGGGCTCCCCCCAGCAACGCACcgccctctgctcctgcctctccaCCTCACCGGGGAAGCCCATGCCCACCACGCAGAGCTTTGCCCTTGACCCCAAGTACGCCACCCCCAAAGTCATCCAGGCACAGGGCAAGGACTGCTCCAAGGGACCCTGCATCCTGCCCATTGTGAAGGATGGGCAGAAGGTTAGCAGCACCCACTACTACCTGCTGCCCGAGCGCCCTGCCTACCTGGACAAGTATGAGAAGTTTTTCAAGGAGGCTAAAAGCCCTGAGGAGACGTCAGCATCCCGCCTGGTCACCACAGCCACCGTCCGTCCCATGGtgcagcagccactgccagACTGCAAGGCCAACTTCTCTTCCAACAACAGCAACCCTGGGCCCAAGTGCCTGGTGAAAGCTTCCTGCAGCCTCCAGAAGATTGTGTATGATGGGCCAGATGGCTGCCGTGCTGCTGACAAGATCCGGCTGGTAAGCAGCATCCCCAGTGTCTGTGAGTAAGAGGGGACACGTGAGCCATGGGCTCACTTGGTCGAGAGCCATCTCTCGCCTGTGCCTCAATTTCCCCAAGTTCAGCCCCAGGGAGATGGCTACAAGGGGTCCCAGGTTTGCTATGGAACTTGAGCATCTCTGCAACTCCAGAATAGGTATTGCAGGCCCTTTTAACCTAAATTAGCCCTATCCATGGCCcctgggaggaggggaggaaggtgGCTGTCACTGCAGTCTTCTTGGGCTCTCCAGGTTGGGTCTGTGGTGGCCAGGAGTCTATGCCTGAGCCCAGGAGAGGCTGAAGATCCCAGGGCTGAGTATGGTCCTGGCTCCAGGCTGATGGTGCTTCCCAGGGACAGAGCTAGGGTGGGGGTTAGTCCTGGCACCCCCTTGCTCCAGCCACAGGCTCCTTGGTGCCGTGAGGTTGTGGCAGACAGTGACGACAACCTCCCCCCAGGTACAGGACACCGTGCATGGTGTGACCACCGAGGAGTGccaggcagccctgcagaacCACAGCTGGAATGTCCA from the Cuculus canorus isolate bCucCan1 chromosome 9, bCucCan1.pri, whole genome shotgun sequence genome contains:
- the TNK2 gene encoding activated CDC42 kinase 1 isoform X9, which produces MRRFQALRRSFPFLTRFRLYRRLNCSMQTEEGTDWLLELLTELQLQQYFLRIRDELNVTRLSHFEYVKNEDLEKIGMGRPGQRRLWEAVKRRKAMCKRKSWMSKVFSGKRPESELPPQPQSTFRKPPTPPPPEAGGQHSLTCLVRERDLTLFEKLGDGSFGVVRRGEWCTPAGKTLNVAVKCLKTDVLSQPEALDDFIREVNAMHSLDHRNLIRLYGVVLSHPMKMVTELAPLGSLLDRLRKNQGHFLISTLCQYAIQVAKGMAYLESKRFIHRDLAARNILLASNELVKIGDFGLMRALPKNDDHYVMQEHRKVPFAWCAPESLKTRTFSHASDTWMFGVTLWEMFTYGQEPWIGLNGSQILHKIDKEGERLPRPEDCPQDVYNVMLQCWAHKPEDRPTFVALRDFLVEAQPTDMRALQDFEEPDKLHIQMNDIITVIEGRAENYWWRGQNKRTLKVGQFPRNTVTSVAGLSAHDISQPLKNSFIHTGHGDTNPQHCWGFPDKIDELYLGNPMDPPDVLGADPSAARPTQLPGRAKRQPPPRPPQPTVLLTKPCYDPVCEEEEGLQGGLRKLCLKKPGAGKGLRPVKPSARVPGTKVGERQPGRLASEGPAGSEVTLIDFGEEVPQGSPSPVGELTAPSLAKLAMEAFSLLDKTPPQSPTRVLPRPLHPTPVVDWDARPLPPPPAYDDVAQDEDDFEVCSITSPPSRRGKTNYGFVDEGERGPVVEDNLFLPPKETKQPSLTQTTELFEELQQECMKRLNVPLGPVAPVDDKPQIPPRVPIPPRPLRRNEPGRWSGDLSPASGGEEDRPPQIPPRDPLSQPTSRTPSPMALQVGSPQQRTALCSCLSTSPGKPMPTTQSFALDPKYATPKVIQAQGKDCSKGPCILPIVKDGQKVSSTHYYLLPERPAYLDKYEKFFKEAKSPEETSASRLVTTATVRPMVQQPLPDCKANFSSNNSNPGPKCLVKASCSLQKIVYDGPDGCRAADKIRLVQDTVHGVTTEECQAALQNHSWNVQRAIQYLKVEQLFCLGLKSRVECHRVLEMFDWNLAQASSHLLDPYSTTRQKR
- the TNK2 gene encoding activated CDC42 kinase 1 isoform X8, giving the protein MGERCDYQRLSSAEEEEEMLGPLPHSLSDSTGLRAPRPGGGHPAPSLRLDVTPAMPCRRRLNCSMQTEEGTDWLLELLTELQLQQYFLRIRDELNVTRLSHFEYVKNEDLEKIGMGRPGQRRLWEAVKRRKAMCKRKSWMSKVFSGKRPESELPPQPQSTFRKPPTPPPPEAGGQHSLTCLVRERDLTLFEKLGDGSFGVVRRGEWCTPAGKTLNVAVKCLKTDVLSQPEALDDFIREVNAMHSLDHRNLIRLYGVVLSHPMKMVTELAPLGSLLDRLRKNQGHFLISTLCQYAIQVAKGMAYLESKRFIHRDLAARNILLASNELVKIGDFGLMRALPKNDDHYVMQEHRKVPFAWCAPESLKTRTFSHASDTWMFGVTLWEMFTYGQEPWIGLNGSQILHKIDKEGERLPRPEDCPQDVYNVMLQCWAHKPEDRPTFVALRDFLVEAQPTDMRALQDFEEPDKLHIQMNDIITVIEGRAENYWWRGQNKRTLKVGQFPRNTVTSVAGLSAHDISQPLKNSFIHTGHGDTNPQHCWGFPDKIDELYLGNPMDPPDVLGADPSAARPTQLPGRAKRQPPPRPPQPTVLLTKPCYDPVCEEEEGLQGGLRKLCLKKPGAGKGLRPVKPSARVPGTKVGERQPGRLASEGPAGSEVTLIDFGEEVPQGSPSPVGELTAPSLAKLAMEAFSLLDKTPPQSPTRVLPRPLHPTPVVDWDARPLPPPPAYDDVAQDEDDFEVCSITSPPSRRGKTNYGFVDEGERGPVVEDNLFLPPKETKQPSLTQTTELFEELQQECMKRLNVPLGPVAPVDDKPQIPPRVPIPPRPLRRNEPGRWSGDLSPASGGEEDRPPQIPPRDPLSQPTSRTPSPMALQVGSPQQRTALCSCLSTSPGKPMPTTQSFALDPKYATPKVIQAQGKDCSKGPCILPIVKDGQKVSSTHYYLLPERPAYLDKYEKFFKEAKSPEETSASRLVTTATVRPMVQQPLPDCKANFSSNNSNPGPKCLVKASCSLQKIVYDGPDGCRAADKIRLVQDTVHGVTTEECQAALQNHSWNVQRAIQYLKVEQLFCLGLKSRVECHRVLEMFDWNLAQASSHLLDPYSTTRQKR